The Vitis riparia cultivar Riparia Gloire de Montpellier isolate 1030 chromosome 3, EGFV_Vit.rip_1.0, whole genome shotgun sequence genome includes a region encoding these proteins:
- the LOC117911517 gene encoding pseudouridine kinase yields MESGSQRRLDSLSRHFLQPHQANRSLFPNLLRGVHVKDVEADPVLIGGMVLDIQATPSIAAKPKTTTPGKVHYVPGGVARNIAECMSKLGTKPYMISALGLDMAGNMLLEHWKSARLSMEGIRKHHDIQTSVVCHIFDGDGELAAGVASVEAIENFLTSDWIRQFKCNICSAPVLMVDANLSPSALEASCQMAAESSTPVWFEPVSVIKSRRVASVAKYITFASPNEDELIAMANALSCKDVFHPIQRDDVGSKWSIESLFQMLKSAILVLLEKGIKVVVLTLGSDGVFLCSKEGPGFMNNVLKGTKPHGFSSQLYEIITESCPSNLLLNIATSSSKTYPFAVHLPALPASVARLTGAGDCLVGGTLASMCAGLDVLQSVAAGIAAAKAAVEGETNVPSEYSLAKIADDARRVYSSAKVISHQSML; encoded by the exons ATGGAGAGCGGTTCCCAGAGACGATTAGATTCACTTTCTCGCCATTTCTTGCAGCCCCATCAAGCCAATCGATCTCTTTTTCCA AATCTACTAAGAGGGGTACATGTGAAAGATGTGGAGGCAGACCCAGTGCTAATAGGAGGTATGGTGTTGGATATACAAGCCACTCCTTCGATTGCTGCAAAACCCAAAACTACAACCCCTGGAAAG GTCCACTATGTACCAGGAGGTGTGGCAAGGAACATTGCTGAGTGTATGTCAAAACTCGGAACAAAGCCTTACATGATTAGTGCTCTGGGCCTTGACATGGCAG GAAATATGCTGTTGGAGCACTGGAAATCTGCACGGCTATCTATGGAAG GCATTCGAAAGCACCATGATATCCAGACATCTGTTGTGTGTCACATATTTGATGGTGATGGAGAGCTGGCAGCAGGTGTTGCAAGTGTGGAAGCGATT GAAAATTTTCTCACATCTGATTGGATTAGGCAATTCAAGTGCAATATATGTTCTGCTCCAGTGTTGATGGTTGATGCAAACTTGAGTCCTTCTGCTCTTGAAGCTTCTTGCCAGA TGGCAGCTGAGTCTAGCACTCCAGTGTGGTTTGAACCTGTTTCAGTAATAAAATCCAGAAGAGTTGCTTCAGTTGCCAAGTAT ATAACTTTTGCATCACCTAATGAAGATGAACTTATTGCCATGGCAAATGCTTTGTCTTGCAAAGATGTGTTTCATCCGATTCAGCGGGACGATGTTGGAAGTAAATGGTCAATCGAATCTTTGTTTCAAATGCTAAAATCAGCAATCCTGGTTTTGCTGGAAAAGGGTATAAAAGTAGTTGTCTTGACTCTGGGATCAGATGGGGTTTTCCTATGTTCTAAAGAAGGACCCGGCTTTATGAACAATGTTCTGAAAGGAACCAAACCTCATGGCTTCAGCAGCCAGTTATATGAAATTATAACTGAAAGCTGTCCTTCCAATCTGCTTTTAAACATTGCAACTTCTTCAAGCAAAACTTATCCCTTTGCTGTTCATCTTCCGGCACTTCCTGCATCGGTTGCAAGGCTTACAGGGGCTGGGGACTGCTTGGTTGGTGGAACACTTGCTTCTATGTGTGCAGGTCTAGATGTTTTGCAAAGTGTGGCAGCTGGTATTGCAGCAGCCAAAGCTGCTGTTGAGGGAGAGACCAACGTCCCTTCTGAATATAGTTTGGCCAAAATTGCAG atGATGCCAGACGTGTGTACTCTTCTGCCAAAGTCATATCCCATCAATCAATGTTGTAA
- the LOC117911529 gene encoding auxin-induced protein 6B-like encodes MKPTIGNGDKIRHIVRIQKMLRRWRRMAACSSSCASDVVIRVPSDVPAGHVAICVGSRYRRFIVRASYLNHPVFKTLLLQAEEEYGFANHGPLAIPCDESVFEEVLRVVSRRESSLSPRVTMVDDFQRSCHVESRPLLHRFAENSIC; translated from the coding sequence ATGAAGCCGACCATCGGGAACGGCGACAAGATCCGGCACATTGTGAGGATCCAGAAAATGCTTCGTCGATGGCGGAGGATGGCTGCGTGTTCGTCGTCGTGTGCGTCAGATGTAGTCATTAGGGTTCCGTCCGACGTCCCAGCCGGCCACGTCGCGATCTGCGTGGGGAGCAGGTACAGAAGGTTCATCGTGCGCGCGTCGTACCTGAACCACCCCGTCTTCAAGACGCTCCTCCTCCAAGCCGAGGAAGAGTACGGCTTCGCCAACCACGGTCCCCTGGCGATTCCCTGCGATGAGTCGGTGTTCGAGGAGGTCCTCCGAGTAGTGTCCAGGCGCGAATCGAGCCTCTCGCCGCGAGTCACCATGGTTGACGACTTCCAGAGATCCTGCCACGTGGAGTCTCGGCCGTTGCTCCACCGTTTCGCGGAGAATTCCATATGTTAA
- the LOC117911526 gene encoding auxin-induced protein 6B-like, with protein MQPVIGSSDKIRHIVRIRKMLRRWRRKAASSGGRIRVPSDVPAGHVAICVGTGCRRFIVRAAYLNHPVFKALFLEAEEEYGFANHGPLAIPCDESVFEEVLRVVSRSESSHPPRLTIGDDFQRRCHVESRPLLHGFAEKSIC; from the coding sequence ATGCAGCCGGTCATCGGGAGCAGCGACAAGATCCGGCACATTGTGAGGATCCGGAAAATGCTCCGTCGCTGGCGAAGGAAGGCTGCATCTTCAGGTGGTCGCATTAGGGTCCCTTCCGACGTCCCAGCCGGCCACGTGGCGATCTGCGTGGGGACCGGATGCAGGAGGTTCATCGTGCGCGCGGCGTACCTGAACCATCCCGTCTTCAAGGCGCTGTTCCTCGAAGCCGAGGAGGAGTACGGCTTCGCCAACCACGGCCCGCTCGCGATTCCCTGCGACGAGTCGGTGTTCGAGGAGGTCCTCCGAGTGGTGTCCAGGTCCGAGTCAAGCCACCCGCCGCGACTCACCATCGGTGACGACTTCCAGAGACGCTGCCACGTGGAGTCTCGGCCGTTGCTCCACGGTTTTGCCGAGAAATCTATATGTTAA